GTTCGCGTTCTTCGAGCTCTCCATCGCCGGCACGTACGCAGTGATCTTCGCCTCCGCGCACTCCTTCACCTTCGTAGCGTTGTGGTAGCCGCAGTCGGCCACCACCTCCAGCGCCTCGACCCCGAGCGCTTCCTTCGCCGCCCGCGCCATCACCGCCAGCTGCTCGCGGTCGTTCACCTCGTTGGTGACGTCCTGCTCCACGATCAGGTGGTGCTTCGGATCGACCGCGATCTGCCCGTTGTAGCAGACCCCGAAGCCTTCGCGCGTCTTCATCCGCCGGCTCTCGGCGTCCGTCAGCGAGAGCTGGCGCTCCCCGTTCTCCTTCAGCGCCTGCTGGTGCTGCTCGTACATCGTCTTGCGCTCCTTCAGCCGCTCCAGCTTCTGCTTCAGCGACTTCTGCGCGGGCGTCTCCTCGGCCGCCTCTGCGCCGTCCTGCCGCTCCAGCTCCGCCAGGTACTCCCCGATCCGCTCCTCGATCCGCGGCAGCAGCTTCTTCAGCCGCTCCACCGTGAAGTTGCGGTCCTTGCCGTTGACCGCCTGGATCTTCGTCCCGTCGATGAAGCTCAGCTCCCTTCCGAACAGGTCCAGCTCTCCGCACAGCAGCGTGAACTCCCGCCACACCTGCTTCAGCGCGCCCACGTTCTCCCGCCGGAACTCCGCGATCGTCTTGTGGTCCGGCGACAGCCGCCGCAACAGCCACATCACCTCCACGTTGCGGTGGCACTCGCGCTCCAGGCGCCGACTCGACCGGATCCGGTTCAGATAGCCGTACACGTAGAGCTTCAGCAGGTCGCGCGGATGATACCCCGGCGCCCCCAGGCGCGCTGGCATGGCGCGCTTGATCTCCAGCTTCACCGGGTCCAGCCCTTCAACGAACGCGTCGATCACCCGGACCTCGTTTTCTTCCGCGACGTAATCGTCCAGCCGCTCCGGAAGCAGCGCCATCTGCCCGCGGTCCGCTCCAATCCTGTATCCGCTCACCATCCCTCCAGCAACGAAGGCCTGACGTCAGCGAGGATACATATAGTATACAGAGTAAACAAGCCGCCCGCCAGAGTTCTGACACACTCTGGGCCTCAGGATGACGTCGGCGTGGGATTGGTCCGGGTGCATCAACCGAATTCCAACGGGAGCCGCCCCCGCGGCCACGACCGCGGGGGCGGCTTCGCGCGTCCGACCCGAAACGCTCGGCTCAGACGCGCGCGGCGCCGATCACGGCGGGCAGCAGCGCCCGGCCGTCACGGTGATGCACACGTCGCAGCTGTGGCAGGTCTGCACCTCGGTGAAGAATCCCTGCACCGTGCCCTCGTGCATCTCCTTCGCGTCGGTGGTGAACGAGTCCACCGCCAGCTTGTCCACGTCCAGGGTCAGCTTCTTCATGGTCACTTCTCCTGTTCCGGGTCGGCCCGCCGCGGGTGGCGTTTCCACCCTGTCCGTCCGGGCTCGCAGGCGAATCGTGGCCATAAACGCGTGGGGAGGCGACGATCGTGGGACAAACTGTAGGAACATCGGTATGAACCGCGGCCCGGCGCGCCCGCGCAGATCCTCGTCTCCGCCGCCGTTCGGGGGGACGGAAGAGCGGCGGCACGCACTTCGTCGTGCGGGTGTCACGATCGGCCGGTGCGGGCCGTTGATGGAGGCGGAACCCGCATCGGCCCACTCCAGCGAACCTCCTCCCGATGAAGACGACGCGCATTTGGATCACCGCCGCACTCGCCGCCCTCGCCCTGGCCGGCGCGGGCGGATGCAGGCTGCCCACCACCGCGTGCACGATGGAGCTGCGCGTGGACATCTCCCCCGCGCAGAAGAGCATCCACGTGGGCGACAGCTTCCAGGCGAAGGCCGAGGGCGTGTCGTGCGGCGGCCGCGACCGCTTCCCGTACGAAGGCGTCACCTGGAGCACGTCCGACACCGGCGTCATCCAGCTCGACGCCGCGACCGGGCGCATCACCGGCCTCGCCGCCGGCTCGGCGACGGTGACGGCGCACGACCCCGCCAATCCCCAGTTCCCGCTCGGGACGGTGAGCGTCACCGTGCAGCCCTGAGGATTGCCGCCGGGCGCCATCCGCGATTACGATGCGCGGCAGGTGAGGCCTGCCGCGCATCGCTTATTCATCTCCCTTTTGACGAGATCGCCGCCCGATGACCGATGGTGAGCGCCCAAAAGCCATGGAGATCCGCATCGAGCCCGTCACGGAGGCGCACGTCGAGTCGTTCCATCGCTGCTTCGAAGCGGTGGCGCGCGAGCGCCGCTGGCTGGCGCTCTTCCCCGCCCCGCCAACTGCGGACAGCTGATCTCCAGGGAGATGGGGTGACTGCGCCGACGCGTCCCGCCGCGCTCTTCGCCACCCTGCTGCCGGCCTGAGTCTCGCCCGTCCCACCGAGACACCGCCGCCGCAGACGACCGCGCGGTGGATGCGCCCGCGGCCGGACGCCCACTCCAATCCGTAAATCCCCACCACAGCAGCATTTCCCGCGACGGAGGCCGGCTCTCGCTCAACGGGCCTACGCGCGACATCGATCGTGTCCGCTCCCGGCGCGGTTGATGCAATTGAGTGATCGTGGCCGATCTCCTCCGGCCAGTCATTCGCGGCCGCGACAACCTCATCCCGCTTCTCTCGCAGCCTGATCCTCTTCAAAGCACTTCCGATCATACGCCCGTCGATACTCCCTCAAGCTCTCATCGCGCCATTATTTTACCATCACGCAAACCTCATCTGTCCACGAATGACTATTCCGCACGGCCGCAGCAGTCGGGACGGCCCCGGCGTCCAGACGCTGCGGCGTGCGTGCCGGATAAATCGAGGTCATCGAAAAATGACGATCCCCCTGATAGGAGCAGACCCATGACCCAGCCCAACCAGGAGCACGCCACCGAGCTCGACGCCATGCGCCTGGAAGCGGGCGTCACCCCCCTGGCCGCCGGGACCGTGACGCCGTGCGACGAATTCGGCGAGCGGGTGGACGAAGTGATCCGGAGAGACTGCCGCAGGAAGGTCAATCACCTCCGGCACTGTTCGGGCGAGCAGGAACGCTGTCCGTGGCAGATCCGCCCGCGCGGCCCCATCTGCTTCGGCGACATCGAGCCGTGCCGCGACAACCGGGGCTCGTGCGTCTCGCGCGAGGTGGTGCTGATCACGCGCGGCGCCAAGGGCGGCGACTACCGCGTGATCGTGGGCCCGGTGTGCTTCAGCGTGTGCTGGGGCTACGCCACGCGCGACTGCTTCGTCCTGCCGCTCTGCCCCGACTGACTGGACGCGAAGGCCGCGCCCGGGTGCGCCGCCTCGCTGGTCTGCAGGAGTGAAACCGGATGGCGACATGGGCGTAGTAATCCCCCGTTACCATCTGTTTCTCTCCGCAGGAGCCTTCCGATGTTCATCCCCCACGTGCGCACGCGCGGCCCGGTCACCCGCGAGCGCTGGCTGATGCTGACGGTTCTCGCCGTGGCCGCCGCGATCGTGGCCGGCCTGCAGTTCACCTCCGCCGCGCTGCTGCCGCCGGAGAAGACCGCCGCCATCTCCGGCGTGGCCGTCGGGCTGGTGATCGGCAGCATCGCGCTCGGCATCCAGCGCCTGCGCGGCGAGTAGAATTCGAAAACAGAAGGTCTCACGCAGAGAAGCAGAGGCAGCAGAGAACTTCATTCCGTTCTCTGCTGCCTCTGCTTCTCTGCGTGAGACCCAATCTTTTACGGATCTCTTGCAGGATCGTCAGCTCGACGCGACGGGGTTGCCGTTCTCGTCGACGACGACGATGGGGAGGTTGAGCGCGCGCAGCCCCGGCTCGATCACCCTGCGGTCGCCGACGACCACGATGGCCGACTTCTGCGGGTCGAGATACTTCGACGCCGCGGCGGCCAGCTCCGCGCCCGACAGCCCGCCGATGCGCTGCGCGTAGCTGTTGTAGAAGTCCACCGGGATCCCGTTCGCCAGCAGGTCGCCAACGGCGAACGCCACCTGCGTGACCGTCTCGAAGCGCAGCGGCAGACCGGCCGTGCGGTTGGTCTTGGCGAACACCAGCTCCTGGTCGGTGATCGGCCGCTCGCCCCGGATGCCGCGCAGCTCGCCCAGCCACTCGGTGATGGCGCTGTCGGTCTTGGCCGCCACGATGTCGCTGGAGCCGCGCACCGTGCTGACCTGCGGCACCCGGCGCCACTGCAGCCCGCTGTTGGCGCCGTAGGTGAAGGCGTGCCGCTCGCGCAGGTTGCTGTTCAGCCGCGCCGCGCTGACCCCGCCGAACACGGTGTTCATGGCCTCGAGCGCGTAGTAGTCGGGCGTGTCGCGCGACGGGCCCACCTGCCCCACCCACACCGTGCTCTGCGGCGAGTTGGGCCGGTCGAGCAGGTAGATGGTGGTGGCGCCGGCGGGGCGCGCGGCGGGGACCTCGTAGCGCGCCGTCTTCCCCCCCGCGGGCCAGGCGCCGAACACCCGCTCCAGGCTGCGCACCGCGGCGTCGGGCGTCACGTCGCCCACCACCACCAGCTTCACGTTCTGCGGCCGCACCCAGTCCGAGTGGAAGGCCATCAGGTCCGCGCGCGTCACCGAGCTTACCGTCTGCTCGGTGGCCAGGCGCGCGTACGGGTGGTCGGCGCCGTAGAGCACCGCGTTCAGCACGTGGTCGGCCAGGAACGACGGCTGCTCGCGCAGGCGCCGGAGCTGCGCCACCGTGTTGGCCTTGTTGCGCGCCAGCGCCGCCTCGGGAAAGGCGGGGTGCATGAGCATGTCGCCCATCAGCTCCAGCGCGCGGTCCAGGTTCCCCTTCACCGTGGTGAAGCCCTGCGCCGTCACGTTGGTGCCCAGGTCGGCGAACTCGGTGGCCAGCTGGTCGGCGCTGCGCGTGGCCGTTCCCTCGGCCAGCATCTGGTTGACGAGGTTGGAGAGCCCGGCCTTGTCCGCCGGCTCCAGCAGCGGCCCCGCGTCGATCACCGCGCGCACGGCCACGATGGGAAGCTGGTGGTTCTGGATCACCGCCACGGGGATGCCGTTGCTCAGCGCGCGCATCTCCACCGTGGGAAGGCGGAAGGGCGCGGCGGCGGGCGCCACCGGGCGCTGCGCGCGGTCGAGCGTCTGCGCGAGGGCGTCCGTGGCCGCGGCGGTGGAGACGAGCGCCGCGGCGGCGATGACGCGCCACGCCGCCTGGTTCGTGCGGATGGACATCAGTTCGCTCCCGGGGCGGGGGTGGCGGTGGCGGCCTGGGACGTGGTCCCGGCGGGGGTCACGTTGGTGAACGGCAGCGAGGGCTTGCTGACCTGGTCGAGCTTGCCCGCGGGCACCATCGACAGCACCACGCGGCCGGCGCCCAGGTACCGCCGGGCCACGCGCTGCACGTCGGCCGGGGCCACCGCGGCCGACTTCGCCAGGTTGGTGCGGTACGCCATCGGGTCGCCGTCGAACACCTGCCCCGTGGCCAGCTGCTCCACCCGGCTCAGGCGCGACTCCAGCCCGACGACCGTGTTCACCGCCTGGTAGTTCTTCACCCGCTGCACCTCGGCGGCCGAGAGCGGCTCCGTCTTCACCGCGGCCACGATGCTGTCCACCAGCCCCTCGATCTCGGTCAGCGACGCGTTCGGGCGCGGGGTGACGCCGATCTGGAAGTAGCCCGCATCCTCGTTGGTGCTGTTGAAGGCGAACACCCCCGTGGCCAGCTGCCGGTCGTAGACCAGCAGCTTGCGCAGCCGGCTGGTGCGGTCCAGCGTCAGCAGCGAGCCCAGCGCGGCGAGCGCGGGGCGGTCGGCCGACTGGCGGCCGACGGTGGGCCAGGTGAAGGTGATCTGCGGCAGCCGCGCACGCGTATCCTCCAGCACCAGCCGCTTCTCCGCCGCCAGCGGGTTCGTCACCACGCGCGGGCGCTCGATGGCGGGGCCGCGGGGGATGGAGCCGAACCAGCGGTCCAGCATCCCCTTCGTCCGGGCGACGTCGATGTCGCCGCTGATGACGATGGTGGCGTTGTTGGGCGAGTAGTACGTGCGGAAGAAGTCGCGCACGTCCTCGAGCGACGCGGCCGACAGGTCGGCCATCGACCCGATCACCGGCCACGAGTACGGGTGCGTCGAGGGATAGAGGGCGGCCAGCGTCACCTCGTCGCCCACGCCGAAGGGCTGGTTGTCGACGCGCAGCCGGCGCTCGTTCTTCACGATCTCGCGCTCGGCGTCGAGCCGCTCCTGGTTCACCCGCGTCAGCAGCGTGGCCATGCGGTCCGACTCCAGCCAGAGCGCCGTCTCCAGCTGGTTGCTGGGGAGCACCTCGTAGTAGTTGGTGCGGTCTTCGGTGGTGCTGCCGTTGAACACGCCGCCCAGCGACTGGATCAGGCGGCGGTGCTCGCCCTGCCCCACGTTCTGCGACCCCTCGAACATCATGTGCTCGAACAGGTGGGCGAAGCCGGTGCGGCCGGGCTTCTCGTTCTTCGAGCCCACGTGGTACCACACCGTCAGCGCCACCACGGGAGCGGAGTGGTCTTCGCTGAGCAGCGCCGTCATCCCGTTGGCCAGCGTGTGCCGGACCAGCGGAAGGGTGGGCACGTCCACCGGGGCGGACCTTGCGCCTTGCGCCTGCGCCGCGCCGCCGTACAGCAGGCATGCGGCGAGCAGCGCGCGCCGCGCGGACCGGGCCGTTCGCGTCATGGGCTCTCTCTGGGTCTGGGGGGATGGGGGATGGGGTTGGGGATGATGATGCGGGTGTCCACCGCACGCCTTCGACCCCGCCGCCGCGGAAACCGTTGCGTGGAAGACTCGCCGGGGATCGGGTCGTGGAGCAATGTAAGAACGCGCGCACGCGGACGATACATGTTTTTCCGCCAGAACGTCCCACTATGTCGCAGGGTGTTCCATTCCGGGTGCGGATCGCGCTTCTCCGGGCACGGATGGCCGGGGGGAAGGCAGCGCCCGGCGCGCTTGTCGCCGGTATCCCGTGCGACGACATTGGGCACCGAGGTGGGCAGAGGACAGGGAACAGGGGAGATGACGAGCGTGGAGCCCCGCCGGACTGCGCCCGTGAGCGTGACCGTCGCAAAGCCCGCCGAGTACGCGGAGATCGCGGCGGTGAACGTGGCCGCGTACGAGGAGTTCCGCGCGCGCATCGACGACGCGGGATGGACGCGGATGCGCGCGAACATCTCGGGAATCGCGAGGGAGGCGGAGACGTCGACGGTGCTCGTCGCGCGCGGCGGGGACGGCGTGCTCGGCGCGGTGCTCTACTACGCGCCGGGAACGACGATCCCGCCGCTCGCGCCGGAGTGGGCGTCGATCCGCACGCTCGCCGTGTCCCCCGCGGCGCGCGGGCGCGGCGTGGGCGAGGCGCTGGTGCGCGAATGCATCGCGCGGGCGCGGGCGGACGGCGCCGCGGCGCTCGGCCTCTACACCACGGCCATGATGGGCACCGCCATCGCCCTCTACGAACGGCTCGGCTTCGTCCGCGACGGCGACCTGCCGCCGCGCCACGGCCATCCGTGCTGGCGCTACCGCCTGGATCTCTGAACGGGGATGAAAATGGTGCGACGTACCTCGATCTTCGCCCTGACCGCCATCTCCCTCGCGGCCCCGATCTCCCTCGCCGCGCAGGATGACCTTGCCGCCCGCAACGAAGCCTTCCTGCGCGCGGTGCGCGACGGGGATCGCGAGCGCATCGCCGCCTTCTTCCCCACCCGCGGCGACTGGACGTGGGTGCAGGCGTGGGAGAATGCGCCCGCGAGGAAACCGTCGATCCACCGCTTCGCCGCCGCGGAGACGATGCGGGCGATCGCCAACGACGGCCCCGCCTGCATGTCGTTCGAGCAGATGTCCGGCGAGGTGGGGCCCGTCGAGACCGTGCTGTCGATGGTGGCGCAATTCAACGAAGGCCCGTGGCGCCGGACGCGCGGCACCCGCTTCGTGCCGCCCGCAAGCGCATCCCGGCGGCCGGGCGCCTCGTCCGCGTTCGTCGAGTGGCGGCGCGAGGACGGGCGCTGGGTCGTCTCCACCTTCGGCGACGCGATGTACTACCGGGGACCGCGCCTGATCGGCCGCGAGCGCTTTTACGGTGGCGTGCGCGACAGCATCCTGCCGCTGCCGCCCACGCCGGTCTACGCGGCCGCGGAGCGCTGGTACGTGAACAACGAGCCATTCTACTTCGAGGGCCGCCGCTACGTGAAGTACGGCCTGCC
The nucleotide sequence above comes from Longimicrobium sp.. Encoded proteins:
- a CDS encoding IS1182 family transposase, yielding MALLPERLDDYVAEENEVRVIDAFVEGLDPVKLEIKRAMPARLGAPGYHPRDLLKLYVYGYLNRIRSSRRLERECHRNVEVMWLLRRLSPDHKTIAEFRRENVGALKQVWREFTLLCGELDLFGRELSFIDGTKIQAVNGKDRNFTVERLKKLLPRIEERIGEYLAELERQDGAEAAEETPAQKSLKQKLERLKERKTMYEQHQQALKENGERQLSLTDAESRRMKTREGFGVCYNGQIAVDPKHHLIVEQDVTNEVNDREQLAVMARAAKEALGVEALEVVADCGYHNATKVKECAEAKITAYVPAMESSKNANKGLYTKLDFTYDAQRDAYRCPAGQWLAFFTQSRDKGQEVRYYANAEACRGCPLRERCTSSKKEGRRLSRRVDEPWAEAMEGRVKARPELQQQRKCVVEHPFGTMKRGMDFGYFLLKGLRKVRGEFSLMALSYNLRRVINVLGVKCLLERLRKRRGTSRGVLAPA
- a CDS encoding Ig-like domain-containing protein — translated: MKTTRIWITAALAALALAGAGGCRLPTTACTMELRVDISPAQKSIHVGDSFQAKAEGVSCGGRDRFPYEGVTWSTSDTGVIQLDAATGRITGLAAGSATVTAHDPANPQFPLGTVSVTVQP
- a CDS encoding pitrilysin family protein, translating into MSIRTNQAAWRVIAAAALVSTAAATDALAQTLDRAQRPVAPAAAPFRLPTVEMRALSNGIPVAVIQNHQLPIVAVRAVIDAGPLLEPADKAGLSNLVNQMLAEGTATRSADQLATEFADLGTNVTAQGFTTVKGNLDRALELMGDMLMHPAFPEAALARNKANTVAQLRRLREQPSFLADHVLNAVLYGADHPYARLATEQTVSSVTRADLMAFHSDWVRPQNVKLVVVGDVTPDAAVRSLERVFGAWPAGGKTARYEVPAARPAGATTIYLLDRPNSPQSTVWVGQVGPSRDTPDYYALEAMNTVFGGVSAARLNSNLRERHAFTYGANSGLQWRRVPQVSTVRGSSDIVAAKTDSAITEWLGELRGIRGERPITDQELVFAKTNRTAGLPLRFETVTQVAFAVGDLLANGIPVDFYNSYAQRIGGLSGAELAAAASKYLDPQKSAIVVVGDRRVIEPGLRALNLPIVVVDENGNPVASS
- a CDS encoding pitrilysin family protein — encoded protein: MTRTARSARRALLAACLLYGGAAQAQGARSAPVDVPTLPLVRHTLANGMTALLSEDHSAPVVALTVWYHVGSKNEKPGRTGFAHLFEHMMFEGSQNVGQGEHRRLIQSLGGVFNGSTTEDRTNYYEVLPSNQLETALWLESDRMATLLTRVNQERLDAEREIVKNERRLRVDNQPFGVGDEVTLAALYPSTHPYSWPVIGSMADLSAASLEDVRDFFRTYYSPNNATIVISGDIDVARTKGMLDRWFGSIPRGPAIERPRVVTNPLAAEKRLVLEDTRARLPQITFTWPTVGRQSADRPALAALGSLLTLDRTSRLRKLLVYDRQLATGVFAFNSTNEDAGYFQIGVTPRPNASLTEIEGLVDSIVAAVKTEPLSAAEVQRVKNYQAVNTVVGLESRLSRVEQLATGQVFDGDPMAYRTNLAKSAAVAPADVQRVARRYLGAGRVVLSMVPAGKLDQVSKPSLPFTNVTPAGTTSQAATATPAPGAN
- a CDS encoding GNAT family N-acetyltransferase, which produces MSVTVAKPAEYAEIAAVNVAAYEEFRARIDDAGWTRMRANISGIAREAETSTVLVARGGDGVLGAVLYYAPGTTIPPLAPEWASIRTLAVSPAARGRGVGEALVRECIARARADGAAALGLYTTAMMGTAIALYERLGFVRDGDLPPRHGHPCWRYRLDL